The nucleotide window CGGACATCTTGACGAACAAACGCCTTCGCTGGCGATCGCTGTCTTTGAGCAATATCGGGGCAGGGGAATCGGGACGAAACTGCTTAAGACCCTGTTGATTCAGCTACAGGAATCGGGTTATTCCCAAGTTTCCTTATCGGTTCAGAAGGCGAATTTTGCCGCTCAGCTCTATCAGAAACTGGGATTTCAGATTATTAAGGAAAACGCGGAGGAGTGGATCATGGCTGCTCCTCTAAACCCGAAGAAAAAAGAAACGCTTTGACGGGTTTGTTCGCTAAATCCATTCGCTGCGTTTCTTTTACTTTTGGTTATGTTACAAGCTATTCCTGGGGGTTTTCTTCCGGCTGATCCTGCGGTTCTTCGGGTGCATCATTCGGATCTTGCTCAGTGGAATTCCCGTCGTTGCCCGGCTCGGAATCCTCAACCGGAACCTCACTTGGCACAGGTTCGGCATGAACAAGACGATAAACAACAATTTCGGCCGGAGAGAACAGACGCACATCCATGCGCGTAGTGCCGGTACCATTGGTAATATCTAAGAGAATATCATCGACCTGATGCTTGCCGCGATAGTAAATCTCCGCATAATTAGCCCGATAAAAGGTTCCTAACAAGGGGATATAGACCTGACCGCCGTGGCTGTGTCCTGCCAGCATCAGATCGGTCTGATC belongs to Holdemania massiliensis and includes:
- a CDS encoding GNAT family N-acetyltransferase; translation: MEVTIRELRKDEYPQLTDFLYEAIFVPPGTPKPERAVIHEPELQVYVENFGSGKADFALAAEVEGRLAGCAWTRIMNDYGHLDEQTPSLAIAVFEQYRGRGIGTKLLKTLLIQLQESGYSQVSLSVQKANFAAQLYQKLGFQIIKENAEEWIMAAPLNPKKKETL